In Haloterrigena turkmenica DSM 5511, a single genomic region encodes these proteins:
- a CDS encoding phosphatase PAP2 family protein: protein MRLEEQSTIVRELVPVEYADLVVAVTELGGTTVLMVVLAVLFWSGQRRRSALVISYAVAGLALLLSIKTSLGLPRPPEDALLVALEEEREGYGFPSGHAFAATVVYGGLVAAHDRTRDVRALAAAGALVALVSLSRVVLGVHYLGDVIVGAALGVAFLAAMDRLTGGDPRRGFAIAVGLALVAVVVAGATEDSLLGLGGAIGGLCSAGWIDRLPELRTRLETGALVAVGGGGVAAIQIAEAAVSFVPALVALYAALVAWVFLAPIAVGRLGIDAVGTFRA from the coding sequence ATGCGCCTCGAGGAGCAAAGCACGATCGTCCGCGAACTGGTTCCCGTCGAGTACGCCGATCTCGTCGTGGCCGTCACGGAGCTCGGCGGAACGACGGTGCTGATGGTCGTCCTCGCCGTCCTGTTCTGGTCGGGGCAGCGTCGCCGGAGCGCCCTCGTGATCAGTTACGCGGTCGCCGGGCTCGCCCTCCTGCTGTCGATCAAGACCTCGTTGGGCCTGCCGCGGCCGCCGGAGGACGCCCTGCTGGTCGCCCTCGAGGAGGAACGCGAGGGGTATGGCTTCCCCAGCGGCCACGCCTTCGCCGCAACGGTCGTCTACGGCGGGCTCGTCGCCGCGCACGACCGAACGCGTGACGTCCGCGCGCTGGCGGCCGCCGGCGCGCTCGTCGCGCTCGTCTCGCTCTCTCGAGTCGTTCTCGGCGTCCACTACCTCGGCGACGTGATCGTCGGTGCGGCCCTCGGCGTCGCGTTCCTCGCCGCCATGGATCGCCTCACGGGAGGCGATCCCCGCCGCGGCTTCGCGATCGCGGTCGGACTCGCGCTCGTCGCCGTCGTCGTCGCGGGGGCCACCGAGGACTCGCTGCTCGGCCTCGGCGGGGCGATCGGCGGTCTCTGTTCTGCGGGGTGGATCGATCGTCTCCCCGAACTGCGCACTCGTCTCGAGACGGGCGCCCTCGTCGCCGTCGGCGGCGGCGGCGTCGCCGCGATCCAGATCGCCGAGGCAGCCGTCTCCTTCGTGCCGGCGCTCGTCGCGCTCTACGCCGCGCTCGTCGCGTGGGTGTTCCTTGCGCCGATCGCGGTCGGCCGGCTCGGTATCGACGCGGTCGGGACGTTCCGGGCGTAG
- a CDS encoding helix-turn-helix domain-containing protein — protein MPTFVEFELPAAETALGETFDRVRSCYCYLERAVVSETPGFWFGGTERLAIEAALEADPTVDAYSRMRAASDEWLYEIRFADEVYELGTLPLEEGGTILAASADRGVWSLRLRFPDHESATRTYRRFLERDVDVDVASVRKGPKTGPERPGLTVVQYETLVAAIERGYYEVPREVSVQELADEFGISDQSVSERLRRASSQILATELNVADANARPDDR, from the coding sequence ATGCCCACGTTCGTCGAGTTCGAACTGCCGGCGGCCGAAACCGCGCTGGGCGAGACGTTCGACCGCGTCCGATCGTGTTACTGCTACCTCGAACGGGCGGTCGTCAGCGAGACGCCGGGCTTCTGGTTCGGCGGCACCGAGCGATTGGCGATCGAAGCGGCCCTCGAGGCGGATCCCACCGTCGACGCGTACTCGCGGATGCGGGCGGCCTCCGACGAGTGGTTGTACGAGATTCGGTTCGCGGACGAGGTCTACGAGCTCGGGACGCTACCGCTCGAGGAGGGCGGTACGATACTCGCCGCCTCGGCCGATCGCGGCGTCTGGTCGCTTCGACTGCGATTCCCCGATCACGAGAGCGCCACCCGGACCTACCGTCGATTCCTCGAGCGAGACGTCGACGTCGACGTCGCAAGCGTCCGAAAGGGGCCGAAAACTGGGCCCGAACGGCCCGGGTTGACCGTCGTGCAGTACGAGACGCTCGTGGCGGCCATCGAACGCGGCTACTACGAGGTCCCGCGGGAGGTGTCGGTACAGGAACTAGCCGACGAGTTCGGTATTTCGGACCAATCGGTCTCCGAACGCCTCCGGCGCGCGTCCTCGCAAATCCTGGCGACGGAACTGAACGTGGCCGACGCGAACGCCCGTCCCGACGATCGGTGA
- a CDS encoding HalOD1 output domain-containing protein, with translation MATDRWPPTDGDGSTVIEYAPDDGTPISIAIVRTIAAIENVDPTALEFTLYDYVNPEALDLLVEHEGIGGAEIRFTVDDYEIYVSETGEIVVRAAA, from the coding sequence ATGGCCACCGATCGCTGGCCCCCAACCGACGGAGACGGCTCGACCGTGATCGAATACGCGCCTGACGACGGGACGCCGATCAGCATCGCGATCGTCCGCACGATCGCCGCGATCGAGAACGTCGATCCGACCGCCCTCGAGTTCACGCTGTACGACTACGTGAATCCCGAAGCGCTCGATCTACTGGTCGAACACGAGGGGATCGGCGGAGCGGAGATCCGGTTCACCGTCGACGACTATGAAATCTACGTCTCCGAAACGGGAGAGATCGTCGTGAGAGCCGCCGCGTGA
- a CDS encoding AAA domain-containing protein, with amino-acid sequence MHVRGTVTGEVETKSVSGSELAEVPLRLADDETLARDGGAATAALDGEHETTRVTLWGKWTESAEYLESGMELLVTDAEETEFRGETQYKTTGDSYVVVEPSFLVNVTSLRNWVECPRLYYLNKLSGVPLNYPVVKGTLVHEVFGDLLRGRDLEESIEARVEERGLQLGLLGETPDAVAEDVRENAKAIEGWLEQGRLTEEDSWRSEQLLISETFGIRGRADAIRRGAPVELKTGKNLKKEPRFKDKVQAACYALLLEEHGGDVDTGTLLYTKNSTLERNEETGDLTPAKEFSMGKGLLKFVVRLRNELAAMEIKGDVPTGYEGSAKCEYCFEQDTCMVVSGRLDQESKAGQIGTALPEEERDYFDRFYRAIEEERREVHREYAKLWEQSAQERADDDRALIDLEFLERRKLTEGRWELRARRTSGANSKLREGDLVLASDGDPVRGDSELARIERLDDEIVLTADEPVEVTRLDVYPSELTTDRLLVAMHDFLLKGSDRRKDVLFDRAEPEFEAIDETFIGNNDAQDEAVRLAVGAEDFALIHGPPGTGKTYTIARAIRAMVERGERVLLSAFTNRAVDNALQALLEQLDDVVDDERVVRVGSESGVREDMEPYRLERAGDPEDRVAELENAQVVAATTATCGSRIMKEQSFDAALVDEAAQLTEPGTHAATNLAERFVLVGDHEQLPPVVRAENDLTESLFERLVDLHPDAGVMLDRQYRMNQRIQAFASNEFYDGQLRPAEPEVAARTLDDLEGVAREALPADLRDPVAFVDVEGDGGQYTDSQEAARIADLIETYEAAGLERSDIGVIAPFRAQVSEISKHVPDEVAVDTVDRFQGSSQEVIIVSFTATGTLEGPIFEDYRRINVALTRPKRALVLVGDSNALATDPVYERMLEWATR; translated from the coding sequence GTGCACGTACGCGGAACCGTCACGGGCGAGGTCGAGACGAAGTCGGTCAGCGGGAGCGAACTCGCCGAGGTACCGTTGCGCCTCGCGGACGACGAGACGCTGGCTCGAGACGGCGGCGCGGCGACGGCAGCCCTCGACGGCGAACACGAGACGACGCGGGTGACGCTGTGGGGGAAGTGGACCGAGTCGGCCGAGTACCTCGAGTCGGGGATGGAACTGCTCGTCACGGACGCCGAAGAGACGGAGTTTCGGGGCGAGACGCAGTATAAGACGACCGGCGACTCCTACGTCGTCGTCGAGCCCTCCTTCCTCGTGAACGTGACGTCGCTGCGCAACTGGGTCGAGTGCCCCCGGCTGTACTATCTGAACAAGCTCTCGGGGGTGCCGCTGAATTACCCCGTCGTGAAGGGGACGCTCGTCCACGAGGTCTTCGGCGACCTGTTGCGGGGCCGCGACCTCGAGGAATCCATCGAGGCCCGCGTCGAGGAGCGGGGTCTCCAGCTCGGATTGCTCGGCGAGACCCCCGACGCCGTGGCGGAGGACGTCCGCGAGAACGCGAAGGCGATCGAGGGCTGGCTCGAGCAGGGACGGCTCACAGAAGAGGATAGTTGGCGTTCGGAGCAACTGCTCATCAGCGAGACCTTCGGGATTCGGGGCCGCGCCGACGCGATCCGCCGGGGCGCGCCGGTCGAACTCAAGACGGGTAAGAACCTGAAGAAGGAACCCCGGTTCAAGGACAAGGTGCAGGCCGCGTGTTACGCGCTCTTGCTCGAGGAACACGGGGGAGACGTCGACACCGGCACGCTGCTCTACACCAAGAACTCCACGCTGGAGCGCAACGAGGAGACCGGCGACCTCACGCCGGCCAAGGAGTTCTCGATGGGGAAGGGACTGCTGAAGTTCGTCGTCCGCCTGCGCAACGAACTCGCGGCGATGGAGATCAAGGGCGACGTCCCGACCGGCTACGAGGGGTCGGCCAAGTGCGAGTACTGCTTCGAGCAGGACACCTGCATGGTCGTCTCGGGGCGGCTCGACCAGGAGTCGAAAGCGGGTCAGATCGGCACGGCGCTCCCCGAGGAGGAACGCGACTACTTCGATCGCTTCTATCGCGCCATCGAGGAGGAACGCCGCGAGGTCCACCGCGAGTACGCCAAGCTCTGGGAGCAGAGCGCCCAAGAACGGGCCGACGACGACCGCGCGCTGATCGACCTCGAGTTCCTCGAGCGACGGAAACTCACCGAGGGACGCTGGGAACTGCGCGCCCGGCGAACCAGCGGCGCGAACTCGAAGCTCCGGGAGGGGGATCTGGTGCTGGCCAGCGACGGCGACCCGGTGCGTGGTGATTCGGAACTCGCCCGCATCGAACGACTGGACGACGAGATCGTCCTCACGGCCGACGAGCCCGTCGAGGTCACCCGGCTCGACGTCTACCCCTCCGAGCTGACGACCGACCGGCTGCTCGTCGCCATGCACGACTTCCTCCTGAAGGGGAGCGATCGGCGCAAGGACGTCCTCTTCGACCGGGCAGAACCCGAGTTCGAAGCCATCGACGAGACCTTCATCGGCAACAACGACGCGCAGGACGAGGCCGTCCGGCTGGCCGTCGGCGCCGAGGACTTCGCCCTGATCCACGGCCCGCCGGGAACCGGCAAGACCTACACCATCGCCCGGGCCATCCGCGCGATGGTCGAACGCGGCGAGCGCGTCCTGCTCTCGGCCTTTACGAATCGCGCCGTCGACAACGCCCTCCAGGCCCTCCTCGAGCAACTCGACGACGTAGTCGACGACGAGCGAGTCGTCCGCGTCGGCTCCGAAAGCGGCGTCCGCGAGGACATGGAGCCGTACCGCCTCGAGCGCGCTGGCGACCCCGAGGACCGCGTGGCCGAACTCGAGAACGCGCAGGTCGTGGCCGCGACGACGGCGACCTGCGGCTCTCGAATCATGAAAGAGCAGTCGTTCGACGCGGCGCTGGTCGACGAGGCCGCCCAGTTGACCGAGCCCGGCACGCACGCGGCGACGAACCTGGCCGAGCGGTTCGTCCTCGTCGGCGACCACGAGCAGCTACCGCCCGTCGTGCGCGCGGAGAACGACCTCACCGAGTCGCTGTTCGAGCGGCTCGTCGACCTCCACCCCGACGCCGGCGTCATGCTCGACCGCCAGTACCGGATGAACCAGCGCATTCAGGCCTTCGCTTCGAACGAGTTCTACGACGGCCAACTGCGGCCCGCCGAGCCAGAGGTCGCCGCTCGGACGCTGGACGACCTCGAGGGCGTCGCCCGCGAGGCCCTCCCCGCCGACCTCCGAGATCCAGTCGCGTTCGTCGACGTCGAGGGCGACGGCGGGCAGTACACCGACAGCCAGGAGGCCGCGCGAATCGCCGACCTGATCGAGACCTACGAGGCCGCGGGGCTCGAGCGCAGCGACATCGGCGTCATCGCGCCCTTCCGCGCGCAGGTCTCGGAGATCTCGAAACACGTCCCCGACGAGGTCGCCGTCGACACCGTCGACCGCTTCCAGGGCTCGAGTCAGGAGGTTATTATCGTCTCCTTCACTGCGACCGGGACGCTCGAGGGGCCGATATTCGAGGACTACCGGCGAATCAACGTCGCGCTCACGCGGCCCAAGCGCGCGCTGGTGCTGGTCGGCGATTCGAACGCGCTGGCGACGGACCCCGTCTACGAGCGGATGCTCGAGTGGGCGACCCGCTGA
- a CDS encoding SPW repeat domain-containing protein → MSNSNDDDRDRDRPDGVEGGADRDEGMRSPSDDVDSGTGVGDRDDPGRDRRDETTRIASEERRRKISVISVIVAVIGAWVALSVVVLYDVSSAAFWNNVLVGGVVFAAGVYNYYRLANDIPLSVGVSGLVALLGIWLIVAPALLGMSAGLGLSESPFWSTLASGLLIAALAGYNAYDAREARSVATDSARA, encoded by the coding sequence ATGAGCAACTCGAACGACGACGACCGCGATCGAGACCGCCCGGACGGCGTCGAGGGGGGAGCCGACCGCGACGAGGGGATGCGATCACCGTCCGACGACGTCGACTCCGGGACCGGGGTCGGAGACCGGGACGATCCCGGGCGAGACCGCCGCGACGAGACGACCCGGATCGCAAGCGAGGAGCGCCGACGGAAGATCTCGGTCATCAGCGTGATCGTCGCCGTTATCGGCGCGTGGGTCGCCCTGTCGGTCGTGGTCCTCTACGACGTCTCGTCGGCCGCGTTCTGGAACAACGTCCTCGTCGGCGGCGTCGTCTTCGCCGCGGGGGTCTACAACTACTACCGGCTCGCCAACGACATCCCGCTCAGCGTCGGCGTCTCGGGACTGGTCGCGCTGCTCGGCATCTGGTTGATCGTCGCGCCCGCGCTGCTGGGAATGTCGGCCGGGCTGGGACTATCTGAGAGTCCGTTCTGGAGCACGCTCGCCTCCGGGCTGCTCATCGCGGCCCTGGCCGGCTACAACGCCTACGACGCTCGCGAAGCGCGGTCGGTCGCGACGGACTCCGCGCGGGCCTGA
- a CDS encoding nuclear transport factor 2 family protein, producing MSDGDADGAEAAVRDYYDALRSGEPLEPYFLEDESTVKFGISEALFGFESVREALREQTATTADWTVESDHLVVSERDAFATFADEVTMTWTDTETGANRRFETRWSGTLVRDERSDRDERGDDGTEAKPPWRFATMHVSTADEL from the coding sequence ATGAGCGACGGAGACGCTGACGGAGCCGAGGCCGCCGTCCGTGACTACTACGACGCACTCCGGAGCGGCGAGCCCCTCGAGCCGTACTTCCTCGAGGACGAGTCGACCGTCAAATTCGGGATCAGCGAGGCCCTGTTCGGCTTCGAGTCGGTCCGCGAGGCGCTGCGGGAACAGACCGCGACGACCGCGGACTGGACCGTCGAGAGCGACCACCTCGTCGTCTCGGAGCGCGACGCATTCGCGACGTTCGCCGACGAGGTGACAATGACGTGGACGGACACCGAGACCGGCGCGAACCGGCGGTTCGAGACGCGCTGGAGCGGGACGCTCGTTCGGGACGAGCGCAGCGACCGGGACGAACGGGGCGACGACGGGACCGAAGCGAAGCCTCCGTGGCGATTCGCCACGATGCACGTCAGTACGGCCGACGAGCTATGA
- a CDS encoding zinc-dependent metalloprotease, translating into MNLYRSARAVAGASGDDMIDWQSAADAAKAVTEPGSLELEPGEREAFARDVREAREAIRTVSGVDFDVPDSIEIQNRHHWMDANIATFERVMGTLEEQVPAGAFPGVARTINTGTMTVLLAFLGRNVLGQYDPLLLANDPEETHALYFVRPNILGAAEKLEVDANRFRRWIAFHEVTHAAEFGAAPWLSDHLEERMEEGIAKLSDGSLDRASFQELDAAMTVVEGYAELLMDHAFDDEYADLRRKLDARRQGRGPLQKLFRRLLGLGLKERQYERGKHFFETVVENRDLETAALVWEGPENLPTQDELDAPTMWLQRVDR; encoded by the coding sequence GTGAATCTCTATCGTAGCGCCCGGGCCGTTGCCGGGGCGTCCGGTGACGATATGATCGACTGGCAGTCTGCGGCAGACGCCGCAAAGGCGGTAACCGAGCCCGGCTCCCTCGAGCTCGAGCCGGGCGAGCGGGAGGCGTTCGCCCGCGACGTGCGGGAGGCCCGCGAGGCCATCCGCACGGTATCTGGCGTCGACTTCGACGTTCCCGATTCCATCGAGATTCAGAACCGTCACCACTGGATGGACGCGAACATCGCGACCTTCGAGCGCGTGATGGGCACCCTCGAGGAGCAGGTGCCGGCCGGCGCCTTCCCCGGCGTCGCCCGAACGATCAATACGGGGACGATGACCGTCCTGCTGGCCTTCCTCGGACGGAACGTCCTCGGACAGTACGATCCCCTGCTGCTGGCGAACGACCCCGAGGAGACTCACGCGCTGTACTTCGTCCGGCCGAACATCTTGGGTGCCGCCGAGAAACTCGAGGTCGACGCCAACCGGTTCCGCCGCTGGATCGCCTTCCACGAGGTGACCCACGCCGCGGAGTTCGGCGCCGCGCCGTGGCTCTCCGACCACTTAGAGGAGCGCATGGAGGAGGGCATCGCAAAGCTCTCGGACGGCTCGCTGGACCGCGCGTCGTTCCAGGAACTCGACGCCGCGATGACCGTCGTCGAGGGGTACGCCGAACTGCTGATGGACCACGCCTTCGACGACGAGTACGCGGACCTCCGCCGGAAACTCGACGCTCGCCGGCAGGGTCGAGGACCGCTCCAGAAGCTGTTCCGTCGCCTGCTCGGCCTCGGACTCAAGGAACGGCAGTACGAGCGCGGGAAGCACTTCTTCGAGACGGTCGTCGAGAACCGCGACCTCGAGACCGCGGCGCTCGTCTGGGAAGGGCCCGAGAACCTCCCGACGCAGGACGAACTCGACGCGCCGACGATGTGGCTCCAGCGCGTCGACCGCTGA
- a CDS encoding LSM domain-containing protein: MSGRPLDVLEASLGERVTVRLKSGGEYVGDLAGYDQHMNLVLEDVTIPEAGVDEEAPVEDTTIIRGDNVVSITP, from the coding sequence ATGAGTGGACGACCGCTGGACGTCCTCGAGGCGTCGCTCGGCGAACGCGTCACGGTACGACTCAAGAGTGGCGGCGAGTACGTCGGCGATCTGGCCGGCTACGACCAGCACATGAACCTCGTGCTCGAGGACGTGACGATCCCCGAAGCCGGTGTCGACGAAGAGGCGCCGGTCGAAGACACAACGATTATACGCGGCGACAACGTCGTTTCGATCACTCCATGA
- a CDS encoding 50S ribosomal protein L37e has translation MTGAGTPSQGKKNKTTHTKCRRCGEKSYHTRKKECSSCGFGKSAKRRDYEWQSKTGDN, from the coding sequence ATGACTGGCGCAGGAACCCCAAGCCAAGGAAAGAAGAACAAGACGACCCACACCAAATGTCGTCGCTGCGGAGAGAAGTCCTACCACACCAGAAAGAAGGAGTGCTCGTCGTGTGGCTTCGGCAAGTCCGCCAAACGCCGCGACTACGAGTGGCAGTCGAAGACCGGCGACAACTGA
- a CDS encoding DUF4013 domain-containing protein, protein MITTAVTYLKNSDDVWKTTIIGGLLVLASVLVLPAVLVWGYVVRVLERTSRGDDEAPRFDDWRALTVDGAKAVAILLAYGLLPFVVGGLLFGGVWLAVGGDPGAIGTVAFGIASLLTLAAMLAVAYTVPAALARFATEGRLGAGFEFGALRPSLATGTYAVGWLQAVGIVFAGALLSGLLTEIPILGAVLGAVVSFYALVSAYYVIGRTWERLHPVSLEETREQPSAERPAI, encoded by the coding sequence ATGATCACTACCGCGGTAACCTACTTGAAGAACAGCGACGACGTCTGGAAGACGACGATCATCGGCGGGCTGCTCGTACTGGCGAGCGTCCTGGTGCTCCCCGCCGTTCTCGTCTGGGGCTACGTCGTCCGAGTGCTCGAGCGAACGAGTCGCGGCGACGACGAGGCGCCACGGTTCGACGACTGGCGGGCACTAACGGTCGACGGCGCGAAAGCCGTCGCGATCCTCCTGGCGTACGGCCTGCTTCCGTTCGTCGTCGGTGGGCTCCTGTTCGGGGGCGTCTGGCTGGCGGTCGGCGGCGACCCGGGAGCGATCGGGACCGTGGCGTTCGGCATCGCGAGCCTGCTGACGCTCGCGGCCATGCTCGCGGTCGCCTACACCGTCCCCGCCGCGCTGGCCCGCTTCGCGACGGAGGGCCGACTCGGCGCCGGCTTCGAGTTCGGCGCGCTGCGGCCGAGCCTCGCGACCGGGACGTACGCGGTCGGCTGGCTGCAGGCCGTCGGGATCGTCTTCGCGGGCGCGCTGCTCTCTGGGCTGCTCACCGAGATCCCGATTCTCGGGGCCGTCCTCGGAGCAGTCGTGTCGTTCTACGCGCTCGTGAGCGCCTACTACGTCATCGGGCGGACCTGGGAGCGGCTCCACCCCGTCTCGCTCGAGGAGACTCGAGAGCAGCCGTCAGCCGAACGCCCGGCGATCTGA
- a CDS encoding threonine synthase codes for METTDAFAGLECVDCGATYDAEAVSHRCPDCDGFLDPSYEYDAIDLDRETLADRPFDSQWRYEELLPFPRESAVTTNEGATPLVDCPDLADELGVERVVIKDDSRNPTGSTTDRGASVAATAASQHGTTDVALASTGNGGQAAAAYAGRADLESHVYVPSRSSFTNKAMINVHGGDMNVVGGRFDDAVGAYEEGMGEHDDWYSLQPFETPYRHEGAKTTLFEILESLEWEVPDAICYPTGIGVGLVGAYKGATELRELGLIDELPPLYAAQAAGCAPIVDAVENDRDEHEPVDRPDTICGEIEIADPPAGSRVLEAVRETDGGAVATEDRDILESGVRVATHEGLELAPSPAAAASGAWELAERGEFDGDETVVIVNTTAGNKEGDVLRSHLMSQGV; via the coding sequence ATGGAGACGACCGACGCCTTCGCCGGACTCGAGTGTGTCGACTGCGGGGCTACCTACGACGCCGAGGCGGTCTCGCACCGCTGTCCCGACTGCGACGGCTTTCTCGATCCGAGCTACGAGTACGACGCGATCGACCTCGACCGCGAGACCCTCGCGGACCGACCGTTCGACTCGCAGTGGCGCTACGAGGAACTGCTCCCGTTCCCCCGCGAGTCGGCGGTGACAACCAACGAGGGGGCGACGCCGTTGGTCGACTGCCCCGACCTGGCCGACGAACTCGGCGTCGAACGCGTGGTGATCAAGGACGATAGTCGAAATCCGACGGGGTCGACGACCGACCGCGGGGCATCGGTCGCCGCGACGGCCGCTTCCCAACACGGGACGACCGACGTCGCGCTCGCGTCGACGGGCAACGGCGGACAGGCGGCCGCGGCCTACGCCGGCCGGGCCGACCTCGAGTCGCACGTCTACGTCCCCTCGCGCTCGAGTTTCACGAACAAGGCGATGATCAACGTCCACGGCGGCGACATGAACGTCGTCGGCGGCCGGTTCGACGACGCCGTCGGCGCCTACGAGGAGGGGATGGGCGAGCACGACGACTGGTACTCGCTGCAGCCCTTCGAGACGCCCTACCGCCACGAGGGGGCGAAGACGACCCTCTTCGAGATCCTCGAGTCCCTCGAGTGGGAGGTCCCCGACGCGATCTGTTACCCGACCGGCATCGGCGTCGGGCTGGTGGGGGCGTACAAGGGAGCGACGGAACTTCGCGAACTCGGACTCATCGACGAGCTTCCACCGCTGTACGCCGCCCAGGCCGCGGGCTGTGCGCCGATCGTCGACGCCGTCGAGAACGACCGCGACGAACACGAGCCGGTCGACCGTCCCGACACGATCTGCGGCGAGATCGAAATCGCCGATCCGCCGGCGGGGTCGCGAGTCCTCGAGGCCGTCCGCGAGACCGACGGCGGGGCGGTCGCGACCGAGGACCGGGACATCCTCGAGTCCGGCGTTCGCGTCGCAACTCACGAGGGTCTCGAACTGGCGCCGAGCCCGGCCGCGGCGGCCAGCGGCGCGTGGGAGTTAGCCGAGCGCGGCGAGTTCGACGGCGACGAGACGGTCGTCATCGTCAACACGACCGCCGGCAACAAGGAGGGCGACGTACTGCGCAGCCACCTGATGAGTCAGGGCGTTTAG
- a CDS encoding DUF502 domain-containing protein, whose product MASWKRDFASGLIVLGPILVTLYVIYWLYGLVAGLTPGLILQPEALEPFIPGTGEQAQQTREQLAQFLRVVVALTVFTILTFSIGYLMRTTVGGLVERVVDNVANRVPVMRVVYNASKMAAETAFGEQDSLQKPVKIETWNGLRMTAFKTGKVTDDGREVLFLPTSPNITTGFVVEVESDRITELDEDVEDALTRVLSAGFGDASRNRGMDAGVSIDVVDETNAGSLEDAGTERADDD is encoded by the coding sequence ATGGCTTCGTGGAAGCGGGATTTCGCGAGCGGGCTGATCGTCCTCGGCCCGATCCTGGTCACTCTCTACGTCATCTACTGGCTCTACGGCCTCGTCGCCGGGCTGACGCCAGGGCTCATTCTCCAGCCCGAGGCGCTCGAGCCGTTTATCCCGGGTACCGGGGAGCAAGCCCAGCAGACCCGCGAGCAACTCGCGCAGTTCCTCCGGGTCGTCGTCGCGCTGACCGTCTTCACGATCCTTACCTTCTCCATCGGCTATCTCATGCGGACGACCGTCGGCGGGCTCGTCGAACGGGTCGTCGACAACGTCGCGAACCGCGTTCCCGTGATGCGGGTCGTCTACAACGCCTCGAAAATGGCCGCCGAGACCGCCTTCGGCGAACAGGACTCGCTGCAGAAACCGGTCAAAATCGAGACCTGGAACGGACTTCGGATGACCGCGTTCAAGACGGGAAAGGTGACCGACGACGGCCGCGAGGTGCTCTTCTTGCCGACGTCGCCGAACATCACGACGGGATTCGTCGTCGAGGTCGAATCAGACCGGATCACGGAACTCGACGAGGACGTCGAGGACGCCCTGACGCGGGTGCTCAGCGCCGGGTTCGGCGATGCGAGCCGCAACCGCGGGATGGACGCCGGTGTCTCGATCGACGTCGTCGACGAGACGAACGCCGGCTCGCTCGAGGACGCCGGCACCGAGCGGGCCGACGACGACTGA
- a CDS encoding proline dehydrogenase family protein codes for MIPPIANRFVAGESPARALEHVRRLNDRNIAGIVNLLGEHYTARPPVRSDAAEYRALVRDIANSHLEACISVKPSQLGLDLGEDVFRETLADVVEVAADHGVFVWIDMEDHTTTDATLEAYEDLARAHAGGVGVCVQANLKRTREDVERLADVPGKVRFVKGAYDEPADIAYRDTDRIDREYEALLEYAFEHYGGGIAVGSHDPEMIEHAIDCHETHGTDFELQMLMGVREDAQDDLAAEYPVYQYVPYGDRWKSYFYRRMTERTANVRFALRAVLDR; via the coding sequence ATGATTCCGCCGATCGCGAACCGTTTCGTCGCCGGAGAGTCGCCGGCGCGGGCCCTCGAGCACGTTCGGCGACTGAACGACCGCAACATCGCGGGGATCGTCAACCTGCTCGGCGAACACTACACGGCGCGTCCGCCCGTCCGCTCGGACGCGGCGGAGTACCGCGCGCTGGTTCGGGATATCGCGAACTCGCATCTCGAGGCCTGCATCTCGGTCAAGCCGTCGCAACTGGGGCTGGATCTGGGCGAGGACGTGTTCCGAGAGACGCTCGCGGACGTCGTCGAGGTGGCCGCCGACCACGGCGTCTTCGTCTGGATCGATATGGAAGACCACACGACGACCGACGCGACGCTCGAGGCGTACGAGGATCTCGCTCGAGCACACGCGGGTGGCGTCGGCGTCTGCGTCCAAGCGAACCTCAAACGAACCCGCGAGGACGTCGAACGGCTCGCGGACGTGCCGGGCAAGGTCCGGTTCGTCAAGGGCGCCTACGACGAACCGGCCGATATCGCCTACCGCGACACCGACCGGATCGACCGAGAGTACGAGGCGCTGCTCGAGTACGCCTTCGAACACTACGGCGGCGGCATCGCGGTCGGTAGCCACGACCCCGAGATGATCGAGCACGCGATCGACTGTCACGAGACCCACGGCACGGACTTCGAGCTCCAGATGTTGATGGGCGTCCGCGAGGACGCCCAGGACGACCTCGCCGCGGAGTATCCCGTCTACCAGTACGTCCCCTACGGCGACCGGTGGAAATCGTACTTCTATCGGCGGATGACCGAACGGACGGCGAACGTTCGCTTCGCGCTCCGTGCGGTCCTCGATCGCTAA